One region of Mesobacillus boroniphilus genomic DNA includes:
- a CDS encoding DUF2777 domain-containing protein gives MNRQQRSNLIEFQPRAFNTGTVEYINSQWVFFDEETEEAALVDEFIHQEIEVQRNNKWCKGFLLDNGYVQTGNEKIILQDQEMIRIRKQLIYSFERLLDELNNEAFVQFINTLNSLNFSIYDCIYCYNHLTFLDHEKGVSGVNFLILDNEEYICSVQHHFDYFETQNDRFELTLNNGKRTVIERIS, from the coding sequence ATGAATCGACAACAACGAAGCAATCTAATTGAATTCCAGCCCCGGGCATTCAACACCGGGACAGTAGAATATATTAATTCACAATGGGTTTTCTTTGATGAAGAAACAGAAGAGGCCGCACTTGTCGATGAATTCATCCATCAAGAGATTGAAGTGCAGCGAAACAATAAATGGTGCAAGGGGTTTTTGCTGGATAACGGCTATGTTCAAACCGGCAATGAAAAAATCATCTTGCAGGATCAGGAAATGATCAGGATCAGGAAGCAGCTGATCTATTCATTCGAGCGTTTGCTCGATGAACTGAATAATGAAGCGTTTGTCCAATTTATCAATACATTGAATTCGCTCAATTTTTCGATCTATGATTGCATCTATTGTTATAACCATCTGACCTTTCTCGATCACGAAAAAGGGGTTTCAGGAGTCAACTTTTTGATTCTTGATAATGAAGAATACATCTGCAGTGTGCAGCACCACTTTGATTATTTTGAAACACAAAATGACAGGTTCGAATTAACCTTGAACAACGGGAAACGGACCGTTATCGAGAGAATTTCCTGA